A genome region from Dolichospermum compactum NIES-806 includes the following:
- a CDS encoding agmatinase family protein, which yields MNDFIENYNPNSVAEKNGNFMGLPFNYDSANLIIFPIPWEVTVSYRAGTANGPQRILDASLQIDLFDFDHPDGWKQGIFMVEIPQEMIEKNNYYRQQAARIIERQAEGKSLTDSPDLTPVLEAINQAGEQVNHWLFTQSQAALNQGKRVAVIGGDHSSPLGYFQALANQYDDWGILHIDAHADLRNAYEGFEFSHASIMFNAIKIPQISKLVQVGVRDICHDEVQIINQSNNRIIGYYDSAIKQQLYAGKTWLDLCREIISHLPEKVYISYDIDGLDPKLCPNTGTPVPGGLELEQVYCLFRELVNSGRKIIGFDVCEVGDAEWDGNVGARTVYKIANLLDLSQK from the coding sequence ATGAACGACTTCATTGAAAACTACAATCCCAACAGCGTAGCCGAAAAAAATGGCAACTTCATGGGATTACCATTTAATTACGATTCAGCCAATTTAATTATCTTCCCCATACCTTGGGAAGTCACAGTTTCTTATCGTGCAGGAACGGCGAACGGACCACAGCGGATTTTAGATGCCTCACTGCAAATAGATTTATTTGATTTTGATCATCCTGACGGTTGGAAACAGGGAATATTTATGGTAGAAATTCCCCAGGAAATGATCGAAAAAAATAACTATTATCGTCAACAAGCAGCCAGAATTATTGAACGTCAAGCCGAAGGTAAATCCCTCACAGACTCACCAGATTTAACTCCTGTTCTAGAAGCAATTAACCAAGCTGGGGAACAGGTAAATCATTGGTTGTTTACCCAATCACAAGCAGCACTAAATCAAGGTAAACGAGTTGCTGTCATTGGTGGTGATCACAGTTCACCATTAGGCTACTTTCAAGCTTTAGCTAATCAATATGATGACTGGGGAATTTTACATATTGATGCCCATGCAGACCTACGTAATGCCTATGAGGGATTTGAATTTTCTCATGCGTCTATTATGTTTAATGCCATAAAAATACCGCAAATTTCTAAATTAGTCCAAGTAGGTGTACGAGATATTTGTCATGATGAAGTACAAATAATTAATCAATCAAATAATCGCATTATTGGTTATTATGATTCAGCAATTAAACAACAACTATATGCTGGTAAGACTTGGTTGGATTTATGTCGAGAAATAATCAGTCATTTACCAGAAAAAGTTTATATTAGCTACGACATTGATGGTTTAGACCCTAAACTTTGCCCCAACACAGGTACTCCTGTCCCTGGAGGACTGGAATTAGAACAAGTTTATTGTCTATTCCGCGAACTGGTAAATAGTGGTAGAAAAATTATTGGTTTTGATGTTTGTGAAGTTGGTGATGCTGAATGGGATGGTAATGTCGGTGCGCGAACAGTTTACAAGATAGCAAATTTATTAGATCTATCTCAGAAATAG
- the thrC gene encoding threonine synthase, producing the protein MTLSLSAAKSHCQPWPGLIEAYRQYLPVSEKTPVVTLLEGNTPLIPVPAIAERIGRQVKVYVKYDGLNPTGSFKDRGMTMAISKAAEAGAKAVICASTGNTSAAAAAYARRGGMKPFVLIPDGYVALGKLAQALLYGAEVLAIKGNFDRALEIVREVADSYPITLVNSVNPYRLEGQKTGAFEVVDALGDAPDWLCIPVGNAGNITAYWMGFCQYHQDGKCDRLPKMMGFQAAGAAPLVNGQPVAHPETIATAIRIGNPASWDKAIAAQTASQGRFRSVTDEEILDAYRLLASSEGIFCEPASAASVAGLLQVKDEVPTGATVVCVLTGNGLKDPDTAIKHSHAQFKQGIDADIKAVAAAMGFE; encoded by the coding sequence GTGACTTTGAGCCTGTCTGCTGCTAAATCTCATTGCCAACCGTGGCCAGGGCTGATAGAAGCCTATCGTCAATACTTGCCTGTTAGTGAAAAAACCCCTGTGGTGACTTTGCTCGAGGGTAACACACCTTTGATTCCCGTGCCAGCGATCGCCGAACGTATTGGCAGACAGGTGAAGGTGTATGTTAAATATGATGGACTTAACCCTACTGGTAGCTTCAAAGACCGGGGGATGACAATGGCAATTTCTAAAGCAGCAGAAGCAGGTGCTAAGGCTGTGATTTGTGCCAGCACTGGTAATACTTCTGCCGCTGCCGCTGCCTATGCTAGACGGGGAGGAATGAAACCCTTTGTGCTGATTCCCGATGGCTATGTGGCCTTAGGTAAGTTGGCACAGGCGCTACTTTATGGCGCAGAGGTGTTAGCTATTAAAGGCAATTTTGACCGCGCTCTGGAAATTGTCCGGGAAGTGGCAGATAGTTATCCTATTACTTTGGTAAATTCTGTCAACCCCTACCGCTTAGAAGGACAAAAAACCGGAGCTTTTGAGGTTGTTGATGCTTTGGGTGATGCTCCCGATTGGTTATGTATTCCGGTGGGGAATGCGGGTAATATCACAGCATATTGGATGGGTTTTTGTCAATATCATCAAGATGGTAAATGCGATCGCTTACCGAAAATGATGGGTTTTCAAGCCGCTGGCGCTGCACCTTTGGTGAATGGTCAACCGGTAGCACATCCTGAAACCATAGCTACAGCCATTAGAATTGGGAATCCCGCTAGTTGGGATAAAGCCATTGCGGCGCAAACAGCCAGTCAGGGAAGATTCCGGTCTGTGACTGATGAGGAAATTCTCGATGCTTACCGACTTTTAGCATCATCAGAAGGGATTTTCTGTGAACCGGCTAGTGCGGCTTCTGTGGCTGGTTTGTTACAGGTAAAGGACGAAGTTCCCACTGGTGCAACGGTTGTTTGTGTCTTAACTGGTAATGGTTTGAAAGATCCAGATACGGCTATTAAACACAGTCATGCTCAATTCAAACAGGGCATTGATGCTGATATTAAGGCTGTGGCGGCGGCGATGGGATTTGAATAA
- a CDS encoding DUF6636 domain-containing protein, translating into MYKQLIKPIIFVITSMVTILPQVSIAAPKGFQSPSGNMFCELMPGEINSLRCEINSSLKPKPPQPYSGYCGFDWGRGFLLPADARPEILCISDTVADKNKTVLAYGQTWNNGGFKCVSQKTGLTCTNQNGIGFFLSREKWRVFGLSQP; encoded by the coding sequence ATGTACAAACAATTGATCAAACCAATTATCTTTGTCATTACCAGCATGGTGACAATATTGCCACAGGTCAGTATTGCTGCACCAAAGGGTTTTCAATCCCCTAGTGGTAATATGTTTTGTGAGCTAATGCCAGGAGAAATAAACAGTTTAAGATGTGAAATCAATTCTTCACTGAAACCCAAACCGCCTCAACCTTATTCTGGATATTGCGGGTTTGATTGGGGAAGGGGTTTTTTGTTACCTGCTGATGCTAGACCAGAAATTTTGTGTATTAGTGATACTGTCGCTGATAAGAATAAAACTGTTTTAGCTTATGGACAGACTTGGAACAATGGCGGTTTTAAGTGTGTTTCCCAAAAAACTGGTTTAACTTGTACTAATCAAAATGGCATTGGCTTTTTTCTCAGTCGGGAAAAATGGCGTGTTTTCGGACTTTCTCAACCTTAG
- the pedR gene encoding photosynthetic electron transport-dependent transcriptional regulator PedR: MATSESGTRVSLSDRELQIIDLVATGLTNQEIAVKLEISKRTVDNHISNILTKTKTDNRVALVRWALQWGKVCLNDVNCCPLSPRNDESIS, encoded by the coding sequence ATGGCTACTAGTGAGTCTGGGACCCGTGTTAGTCTGTCAGACAGAGAACTGCAAATTATAGACTTAGTGGCTACCGGCTTAACTAACCAAGAAATTGCAGTCAAACTGGAAATTAGTAAACGTACAGTTGATAACCACATTAGCAACATTCTCACCAAGACGAAAACTGATAACCGTGTGGCTTTGGTACGTTGGGCTTTACAGTGGGGTAAAGTTTGTTTGAATGATGTTAATTGCTGTCCTCTTTCTCCCCGGAATGATGAAAGTATCTCTTAG
- a CDS encoding carbohydrate kinase family protein yields MSNPSILCLGEVLFDCLADQLGLKLEEVQSWTPYPGGAPANVACALVKLGTSAGFIGAVGEDEPGNALIKLLEDLGVDTTGVQGHSTAPTRQVYVVRDLAGDRTFAGFGKYDTSEFADTRLEAAKLPTALFNEADFLVVGTLELAYPESEKAVLRALELAEQYDLKIILDVNWRPVFWQDEKTAKTKILSLVKRCDFLKLTKEEAQWLFDTTDPGAITYRLNSLEGVLVTDGEHGCAYCLGENEGKMPAFSMSVVDTTGAGDSFLAGFIHQLQQLGIHSLKDADTAKRIITYASAVGALTTIKPGAIASQPTAAEVDAFLASHQL; encoded by the coding sequence ATGAGTAATCCCTCTATTTTATGTCTTGGTGAAGTCTTATTTGACTGTTTAGCTGATCAATTGGGACTTAAGCTAGAAGAAGTGCAATCATGGACTCCCTATCCCGGAGGTGCGCCGGCGAATGTGGCTTGTGCTTTGGTAAAATTGGGAACTTCAGCCGGTTTTATAGGGGCTGTGGGTGAGGATGAACCAGGGAATGCACTGATAAAATTATTGGAAGACCTTGGTGTAGATACAACTGGTGTCCAAGGTCATTCTACAGCGCCAACGAGACAAGTATATGTGGTTAGGGATTTGGCAGGCGATCGCACTTTTGCTGGTTTTGGTAAATATGATACCTCAGAATTTGCTGATACCCGCCTCGAAGCTGCAAAGTTACCAACTGCGCTCTTTAATGAAGCTGACTTTTTGGTGGTGGGAACTTTAGAACTAGCCTATCCTGAAAGTGAAAAAGCTGTTTTGCGAGCTTTGGAGTTAGCAGAACAATATGACCTGAAAATCATTCTTGATGTCAATTGGCGACCAGTATTTTGGCAAGATGAAAAAACAGCTAAGACCAAAATCCTCTCATTGGTAAAGCGATGCGACTTTCTCAAATTAACCAAAGAAGAAGCGCAATGGTTATTTGACACTACAGATCCCGGAGCAATTACTTATAGGCTCAATTCTTTGGAAGGGGTTTTGGTGACAGACGGTGAACATGGTTGTGCCTATTGTTTAGGGGAAAATGAAGGTAAAATGCCGGCGTTTTCCATGTCTGTGGTAGATACAACCGGTGCTGGAGATAGTTTCTTGGCTGGGTTTATCCATCAATTGCAACAATTGGGGATTCACAGCCTCAAAGATGCAGATACAGCCAAAAGGATTATCACCTATGCCAGTGCTGTGGGAGCATTAACTACTATTAAACCAGGTGCGATCGCTTCCCAACCCACTGCGGCTGAAGTTGATGCTTTTCTCGCTTCCCATCAACTTTAA
- a CDS encoding HIRAN domain-containing protein, with amino-acid sequence MKTLFLAWQDPTSRSWSPVGRLTFDGKMYTFGYTQGAKEAQDKYDFNLVYSFPDLNKVYTSTELFPLFYNRVMQSSRPDYKDYIKWLNIPENEDDPIAILSRSGGRKVTDHYEVFPCPEPDENGLYYIHFFAHGLRHLPPSATERINQLQNQEILYLANEFQNPYDDRALLLCTEDHYIVGYCPRYIVDDVFKLNNHKKPIKVRVERVNPVSAPRQLRLLCNITAEWDDDFHPFSSQEYQLIITDIPVKVAIA; translated from the coding sequence ATGAAAACTCTTTTTTTGGCTTGGCAAGATCCAACAAGTCGCAGTTGGTCTCCTGTAGGAAGATTAACATTTGATGGAAAAATGTATACTTTTGGATATACCCAAGGAGCTAAAGAAGCTCAAGATAAATATGATTTTAATTTAGTATATTCGTTTCCAGATTTGAACAAAGTTTACACATCAACTGAGTTATTTCCATTGTTTTATAACCGAGTGATGCAAAGTTCTCGACCAGATTACAAAGATTATATTAAATGGCTCAACATTCCTGAAAATGAAGATGATCCAATTGCTATTCTTTCTCGTTCTGGAGGACGTAAGGTAACAGATCATTATGAAGTTTTTCCCTGTCCAGAACCAGATGAAAATGGTTTATACTATATCCATTTTTTTGCTCATGGTTTGCGACATCTTCCCCCATCTGCCACCGAAAGAATTAATCAATTACAAAATCAAGAAATTTTGTATTTAGCAAATGAATTTCAAAATCCCTATGATGATCGTGCATTACTTTTATGTACAGAAGATCATTATATTGTTGGTTATTGTCCTCGGTATATTGTAGATGATGTTTTTAAACTAAATAATCATAAAAAACCGATAAAAGTACGAGTTGAGCGTGTTAACCCAGTTTCAGCACCACGTCAGTTACGATTACTGTGCAATATAACAGCGGAATGGGATGATGATTTTCATCCATTTTCTAGTCAGGAATATCAGCTAATTATCACTGATATTCCCGTTAAAGTTGCTATTGCTTAA
- a CDS encoding HipA domain-containing protein: MSDPFPIIEVPLDASQDIEDLGTKEKFWFRHPYLGCCLFKKARLNTGEDWAEKIAAQLCKLLGLPHAEQELAIYKGEKGTVSPSFLQGQWKNGTLITGREILTQRLPDYPQHPKDHSQHTIDNVFSAIEATLLNLPIEWIPPEGIHTAIDTFIGYLLLDTWIGNSDRHHDNWAFISVKHQIYLSPTYDHGSSLGRNESDFKRKQRLTTKDQGFSVEAYAKKCYSVFYSPVDNTQRLRNFDVFCEVKSRYPNTTKIWLDRLAKISSNDILKIMMCIPDNRISPTAIEFVQKILELNQNELLNLQ; the protein is encoded by the coding sequence ATGTCAGATCCGTTTCCCATCATTGAAGTTCCCCTAGATGCCTCTCAGGATATTGAGGATTTGGGTACAAAAGAAAAATTTTGGTTTCGTCATCCATATTTAGGTTGTTGTCTATTCAAGAAAGCTAGACTAAATACTGGAGAAGATTGGGCTGAGAAAATTGCTGCCCAATTGTGTAAATTACTTGGATTGCCCCATGCTGAACAGGAATTAGCTATATATAAGGGAGAAAAAGGTACTGTTTCACCCTCATTTTTACAAGGACAATGGAAAAACGGTACTCTCATTACTGGTAGGGAAATTCTCACTCAAAGATTACCTGACTATCCACAACATCCAAAAGATCATTCCCAACACACAATTGATAATGTCTTCAGTGCCATTGAGGCTACTTTGCTTAATTTGCCCATAGAATGGATACCACCAGAAGGCATTCATACAGCCATTGATACTTTTATTGGATACTTGCTTTTAGATACATGGATAGGTAATAGTGATCGACACCATGACAACTGGGCATTTATAAGTGTTAAACATCAAATTTACTTATCACCAACTTATGATCATGGTTCTAGCCTTGGCAGAAATGAGTCTGACTTCAAACGAAAACAAAGATTAACCACAAAAGATCAGGGTTTTAGTGTTGAAGCCTATGCCAAAAAATGCTATTCTGTATTTTATTCTCCAGTTGATAATACACAACGCCTCAGAAACTTTGATGTTTTTTGTGAAGTGAAAAGTCGTTATCCAAATACTACAAAAATTTGGCTTGATAGATTGGCAAAGATTAGCAGTAATGATATTTTAAAAATTATGATGTGTATTCCAGATAATCGAATATCACCGACAGCCATCGAATTTGTACAAAAAATCCTGGAATTAAATCAAAATGAATTGCTAAATTTACAGTGA
- a CDS encoding IS4 family transposase, whose amino-acid sequence MNQINLLRDTLKPHLEWHGARLSFLALFLISLLRVKTVNLVELATGFRNCAKNESNYKRLQRFFRDFDIDYAVIAKMIVKIMNIPQPWVLSIDRTEWRFGQIWLNILMLGVVHNGVAYPLVWQILEKKGNSNTDERMDLLDRFGQLFPDAQVDYISADREFVGAEWLSYLLLEPNIPFRIRIRHTDLISDTEKTLPGSVIFAHLAAGESQVLSTRRWVWGRSVYVAGLRLDDGKLLIVISDTSPQTIIADYGRRWGIETLFGMFKTRGFCLESTHFIDSNRLSKLLALLSLAMCWAVKTGEWLHQHQPIKIKKHGRFAKSVFRYGLDYLRSLVTDLDLKYDDFLLSLNFLSCT is encoded by the coding sequence ATGAACCAGATTAACCTATTACGAGACACACTAAAACCACATTTGGAATGGCATGGAGCGCGTCTAAGCTTTTTAGCGTTATTTTTAATATCTTTATTAAGAGTAAAGACAGTGAACTTGGTAGAATTAGCAACTGGTTTTCGCAACTGTGCTAAAAACGAATCCAATTACAAACGGTTGCAAAGATTTTTCCGAGATTTTGATATAGATTATGCAGTCATAGCGAAAATGATTGTAAAAATCATGAACATTCCCCAGCCTTGGGTGTTAAGTATTGACCGGACTGAATGGCGTTTTGGTCAAATATGGTTAAATATCCTCATGTTGGGAGTAGTACATAATGGTGTCGCTTACCCCCTAGTTTGGCAGATATTGGAGAAGAAAGGTAACTCCAACACGGATGAACGAATGGATTTACTTGACCGATTTGGACAACTGTTCCCAGATGCACAAGTTGACTATATCAGTGCTGACAGAGAATTCGTGGGGGCAGAATGGTTAAGTTATTTACTGCTTGAACCAAATATTCCATTCCGAATCAGGATTCGTCACACTGATTTAATTAGTGATACAGAAAAGACTCTTCCAGGTAGCGTCATTTTTGCTCATCTGGCTGCGGGTGAATCTCAGGTTTTATCTACTCGTCGTTGGGTCTGGGGTCGTTCAGTTTATGTAGCTGGTTTACGTCTTGATGATGGCAAGTTATTAATCGTGATTTCTGATACTTCTCCCCAAACCATAATTGCTGACTATGGCCGTCGTTGGGGGATTGAAACTTTGTTCGGTATGTTTAAAACTCGTGGTTTTTGCTTGGAATCTACACATTTTATTGATTCTAACCGATTGAGTAAGCTCTTAGCTTTACTGTCATTAGCTATGTGTTGGGCTGTCAAGACTGGAGAATGGTTGCATCAACACCAACCTATCAAAATCAAGAAACATGGACGTTTTGCTAAAAGTGTTTTTCGTTACGGTTTAGATTATCTGCGTTCTCTTGTTACTGATTTAGATTTGAAATATGACGACTTTCTTCTCTCTCTCAATTTTTTGTCCTGTACTTAG
- a CDS encoding gluconokinase: MIILLMGVSGAGKTTIGKLLAETLNWELRDADNFHTATNIEKMRLGIPLNDADRKLWLEDLQAAIKNWLQENKNVVLACSALKTSYRQMLMIDSCIQLVYLKGSFDVIENRLKARQNHFMTEKLLKSQFHDLEEPDNCICVDVSEPPEVIVKKIRTGLGVEAS; encoded by the coding sequence ATGATTATTCTTTTAATGGGCGTTTCTGGCGCTGGTAAAACTACCATTGGTAAACTTTTAGCAGAAACACTAAACTGGGAACTTAGGGACGCTGACAACTTCCACACAGCAACAAACATCGAAAAAATGCGGCTGGGTATCCCCCTCAATGATGCTGATAGAAAGCTTTGGTTAGAAGATTTACAAGCAGCCATTAAAAATTGGCTACAAGAAAATAAAAATGTAGTTTTGGCTTGTTCAGCACTCAAAACTAGTTATCGTCAAATGCTGATGATTGATAGCTGCATTCAGCTAGTTTACCTGAAAGGGTCTTTTGATGTGATTGAAAACAGGCTAAAAGCCCGACAAAATCACTTTATGACCGAAAAGCTCCTCAAAAGTCAGTTTCATGACCTTGAAGAGCCAGATAATTGTATTTGTGTTGATGTTTCTGAACCACCTGAAGTTATTGTCAAGAAGATTAGAACTGGTTTGGGGGTTGAGGCGAGTTGA
- the sfsA gene encoding DNA/RNA nuclease SfsA has translation MTDCLYNYPTLYPGILLKRYKRFFADVQLDSGEVVIAHCPNTGPMTGVSTIGSAVQVSKSDNPHRKLGYTLELIQVNDNQKAWVGVNTALPNRVIKLALEKHLFPELGEYEQVKGEVVYGKDRKSRIDFYLTGSAEQRPIYLEVKNTTWCQGTLALFPDTETTRGQKHLRELMEVLPASRSVMLYFINRGDCVEFAPGDTTDPVYGQLLREAINLGLEVLPCRFDISPEGIRYLGLAKLKI, from the coding sequence ATGACTGATTGCCTCTATAACTACCCCACACTCTATCCTGGCATTTTACTCAAACGCTATAAGCGGTTTTTTGCTGATGTTCAACTGGACTCTGGAGAGGTAGTAATAGCACATTGTCCGAATACCGGACCAATGACGGGAGTTTCTACCATTGGTAGTGCTGTACAAGTTTCTAAAAGCGATAATCCTCACCGCAAGTTAGGTTATACATTAGAGTTGATTCAAGTTAATGATAATCAAAAAGCTTGGGTGGGTGTAAATACGGCTTTGCCTAATCGAGTGATTAAATTAGCTTTAGAAAAACATTTATTCCCAGAGTTGGGTGAATATGAACAGGTGAAAGGTGAAGTTGTTTATGGAAAAGATCGCAAAAGTCGGATAGATTTTTATTTGACGGGTAGTGCTGAACAACGCCCAATTTATTTGGAAGTAAAAAATACAACTTGGTGTCAGGGAACTTTAGCCTTATTTCCCGATACAGAAACCACCAGAGGACAAAAGCATTTACGGGAATTAATGGAAGTTTTACCCGCAAGTCGGTCGGTAATGCTGTATTTTATTAATCGAGGTGATTGTGTAGAGTTTGCACCTGGAGATACAACAGATCCCGTATATGGTCAGTTGTTGCGGGAAGCGATTAATCTGGGTTTAGAAGTTTTACCATGTCGCTTTGATATATCTCCTGAAGGTATTCGTTATCTAGGTTTAGCAAAACTGAAAATTTAA
- a CDS encoding 2OG-Fe dioxygenase family protein: MQKVSLYTELEYAFLFTLRKVNSINTAGFRPFFENLPIDPYVKGEYRSRRLSRFKVSGDKLVKLSHGYLLQAKEYNPLLGGIKREFAELDDDLIELDIFKKLVLAFCDSCKLYSSAEVDVHQIRTTCSPTNLGNPAPEGIHKDGGDFIGIFSAGRDNVQGGETNLYAAKKEKPIFNKILQPGEIILVNEDQFFHFTTPIKPQNPGLGSRDVFVINYPSITSDF; encoded by the coding sequence ATGCAAAAAGTCTCACTCTATACAGAATTAGAATATGCTTTTCTGTTCACTCTGAGAAAAGTAAACTCGATTAATACAGCAGGTTTTCGACCATTTTTTGAGAATTTACCAATTGACCCTTACGTTAAGGGTGAATATCGTTCCCGCAGGTTATCCAGATTTAAAGTTTCTGGAGATAAATTGGTGAAACTCTCTCACGGATATCTATTACAAGCTAAAGAATATAATCCTTTGTTGGGAGGAATTAAAAGAGAGTTTGCAGAATTAGATGATGACCTGATAGAATTGGATATTTTCAAGAAACTGGTTTTGGCATTTTGTGATTCTTGTAAACTTTATTCGTCAGCAGAAGTTGATGTTCATCAAATTAGAACTACCTGTTCACCAACTAATTTAGGAAATCCTGCACCTGAAGGTATTCACAAAGATGGTGGTGATTTTATTGGCATTTTTTCCGCAGGAAGAGACAATGTTCAAGGTGGAGAAACCAATTTATATGCTGCTAAAAAAGAAAAGCCAATTTTTAACAAGATTTTGCAACCTGGAGAAATAATTTTAGTGAATGAAGATCAATTTTTTCATTTTACTACGCCGATAAAACCCCAAAATCCAGGTTTGGGAAGTAGAGATGTATTTGTGATCAATTATCCTAGTATAACGTCTGACTTTTAA
- a CDS encoding tetratricopeptide repeat protein: MNEEFYNRGLEKAKQQDYAGAIGEFTAAIQQNPGFSKAYIQRGLAYYDSGAILQAVYDYTEAIKLDEYSREAFYFRALARLALKNLPGALEDVERAIRLDSDDAAAYDLRGIVRRKQGHIQDAIFNFKKAAELYLEQKDKEKCQSCLQKIKQLQPPQKPEQQINKSVAVSITSTNQYFQQLLTKAEQGETREAIADLNWVLKADPQDAQAYCCRGVIQCKLGNYREAITDFNQALKLDFQDAIVYRNRGKARCQIGDYQGALSDLNQALKMQPEDPLVYVSRGNIYREMGNCLNAIQDYNQALHINHDYAPAYYNRGLAYTLLEEIQTAVADYQKAASIYCEQEDWENYQQVLNKLQKIQTSQPVINNQKYEVLRQRLLRLVGGQWEIAKGLIQQQEYHYPGMSDDWYLQRVIDQLESDRN, translated from the coding sequence ATGAATGAAGAATTTTATAACCGGGGATTAGAAAAGGCTAAACAACAAGATTATGCTGGTGCGATAGGAGAATTTACCGCTGCTATCCAACAAAATCCTGGGTTTAGTAAAGCATATATTCAACGGGGTTTAGCATATTATGATTCAGGGGCAATTCTGCAAGCTGTTTATGATTATACTGAAGCTATAAAGCTGGATGAATATAGTCGAGAAGCTTTCTATTTTCGAGCTTTAGCTAGATTGGCATTAAAAAATCTTCCTGGTGCTTTGGAGGATGTAGAAAGGGCAATTCGGCTGGATTCTGATGATGCTGCTGCTTATGATTTACGGGGGATTGTCCGACGCAAACAGGGACATATTCAAGATGCTATTTTTAATTTCAAGAAAGCAGCCGAATTATATCTAGAACAAAAAGATAAGGAAAAATGTCAAAGTTGTTTGCAAAAAATTAAACAATTACAACCACCTCAAAAACCAGAACAACAAATAAATAAGTCTGTAGCTGTATCTATTACCTCCACTAATCAATATTTTCAGCAATTATTAACAAAGGCAGAACAGGGAGAAACTAGAGAAGCGATTGCTGATTTAAACTGGGTATTAAAAGCTGATCCCCAAGATGCTCAAGCCTATTGCTGTCGCGGCGTAATTCAGTGTAAACTTGGTAATTATCGAGAAGCAATTACTGACTTTAATCAAGCACTAAAACTGGATTTTCAAGATGCCATTGTTTATCGTAACCGAGGAAAAGCCCGTTGCCAAATTGGTGATTATCAGGGTGCATTATCGGATTTAAACCAAGCTTTAAAAATGCAGCCTGAAGATCCTTTAGTTTATGTTTCTAGAGGTAATATTTATCGGGAAATGGGTAATTGTTTGAATGCAATTCAAGATTATAATCAAGCACTGCACATAAATCATGATTACGCTCCAGCTTACTATAATCGTGGTCTTGCCTATACATTGTTAGAAGAAATACAAACTGCTGTAGCCGATTATCAAAAAGCAGCGAGTATTTATTGTGAACAAGAAGACTGGGAAAATTATCAACAGGTATTAAATAAGTTACAAAAAATTCAAACATCCCAACCCGTAATTAATAATCAGAAATATGAAGTTTTACGTCAGCGATTGTTGCGGTTAGTGGGGGGACAATGGGAAATCGCCAAAGGCTTGATTCAACAACAAGAATATCATTATCCGGGAATGTCCGATGATTGGTATTTACAAAGAGTCATTGATCAATTAGAGAGCGATCGCAACTAG